A single region of the Dehalobacter sp. genome encodes:
- a CDS encoding nucleotidyltransferase domain-containing protein, with the protein MASESKADKKHSPGDPVDKTVKGWLEQDNRINILKLFLDRPGKHLHIREVARQTGLSPRGAQMILESLRKEGLLISEYNNIVNNYSGNFDDKRLVGLKRALNLYSIHSSGLLQHLEKYYHMPECIILFGSYAKGDDVAGISDIDIAIVTGMKDIPDLENFQAILGRSISLHLVDNIKDQNVNFINSMANGIVISGYMEAV; encoded by the coding sequence GTGGCATCGGAAAGCAAGGCAGATAAAAAGCACAGCCCAGGAGACCCCGTTGATAAAACGGTTAAGGGCTGGCTTGAACAGGATAACCGTATAAATATTTTAAAACTTTTTCTTGACAGGCCGGGCAAGCATCTCCACATCAGGGAAGTAGCCCGCCAGACGGGCCTGTCGCCACGCGGGGCTCAGATGATCCTCGAATCCCTTCGCAAAGAAGGGCTGTTGATCAGCGAATACAATAACATCGTCAACAACTATAGTGGCAACTTCGACGATAAGCGTCTGGTCGGGCTGAAGAGAGCCCTGAACCTGTACTCGATTCACTCCAGCGGGCTGCTACAGCACCTGGAAAAATACTACCACATGCCTGAGTGTATTATCCTTTTCGGGAGCTATGCCAAAGGCGACGATGTGGCAGGTATAAGCGACATCGATATAGCTATAGTAACTGGCATGAAAGATATCCCTGATCTGGAAAACTTTCAGGCCATACTTGGCAGAAGCATAAGCTTACACCTTGTCGATAATATCAAGGATCAGAATGTTAACTTCATCAACAGTATGGCTAACGGTATTGTCATCTCCGGCTATATGGAAGCGGTTTAA